A genome region from Nocardia sp. NBC_01730 includes the following:
- a CDS encoding MarR family winged helix-turn-helix transcriptional regulator: MTTADDIVVDLLVTAGRLTRLAGMISGDDLPRATLRALAVLDEHGAVRVSEFARIDRCSQPAATALIGKLVAEEFATRRRDPGDSRAVVVELTAAGRTRLAQSRQAFADAIGGRLSGFDTARLVRLDAELHELLEALKTATRQHDPTSREHR, from the coding sequence GTGACCACAGCGGATGACATCGTCGTCGACCTCCTCGTCACCGCGGGCAGGCTCACTCGGCTGGCCGGGATGATCAGCGGCGACGATCTGCCGCGGGCCACATTGCGAGCACTCGCGGTGCTCGACGAACACGGTGCTGTGCGGGTCAGTGAGTTCGCCAGGATCGACCGATGCTCACAGCCTGCGGCAACGGCGCTGATCGGTAAGTTGGTCGCGGAAGAATTCGCGACCCGGCGCAGGGATCCGGGCGACTCCAGAGCCGTAGTCGTCGAACTCACCGCGGCCGGCCGCACTCGGCTCGCCCAGTCCCGCCAAGCCTTCGCCGACGCGATCGGCGGACGCCTTTCCGGCTTCGACACCGCACGCCTCGTGCGGCTGGACGCCGAACTACATGAACTGCTGGAGGCCTTGAAAACGGCAACGCGACAGCACGATCCGACATCGAGGGAACACCGATGA
- a CDS encoding acyl-CoA dehydrogenase family protein → MSTSEHQEFIASVRALLTKHAGSAAVRAAMDTELGYDPALWRLLSEQIGVGALAIPEEYGGFGAGLVESLLVVGEVGRTLAGVPMLGSAVVGAQAVLLSDDAEACARLLPGVAEGARTIAVCWADEGGWDEYGVREADGALTGTAHYVLDGMSADTLVAVTPTGFFEVEPTSADITLRSAPTMDPTRRLAEIAFTAAPAHRLGSGDPTAAIARLREIAWAAVAAEQVGAAERCLEMTVQYAKSRVQFGRVIGSFQALKHRMADMYVLLESARSASVAATAAVATNSPSAAEDVWAARGHCSEAFSAIAAETIQLHGGIAITWEHDAHLFFKRAHGDAQLFGTPRRPIQSA, encoded by the coding sequence ATGAGCACTTCCGAACATCAGGAGTTCATCGCGTCGGTGCGGGCGCTGCTCACCAAGCACGCCGGGTCCGCCGCGGTACGTGCGGCGATGGATACCGAGTTGGGCTACGACCCAGCGTTGTGGCGGCTGCTGTCCGAGCAGATCGGGGTGGGCGCGCTGGCTATTCCCGAGGAGTACGGCGGTTTCGGCGCCGGGCTGGTCGAATCCCTTTTGGTGGTTGGCGAAGTGGGCCGAACACTCGCGGGTGTGCCGATGCTCGGTTCGGCCGTGGTCGGTGCGCAGGCTGTGCTGCTGTCGGACGATGCCGAGGCGTGTGCGCGGCTGCTGCCCGGGGTCGCCGAGGGCGCCAGGACGATCGCGGTCTGCTGGGCGGACGAGGGCGGCTGGGACGAGTACGGCGTGCGCGAAGCGGACGGAGCGCTCACCGGCACGGCGCACTACGTGCTCGACGGGATGTCCGCCGACACCCTCGTCGCCGTGACCCCGACCGGCTTCTTCGAGGTCGAGCCCACCTCCGCGGATATCACCCTGCGGTCCGCACCGACCATGGACCCCACCCGCAGGCTCGCCGAGATCGCCTTCACCGCGGCGCCCGCCCACCGCCTCGGCTCCGGCGATCCGACGGCCGCCATCGCGCGGCTGCGCGAAATCGCTTGGGCCGCTGTGGCCGCCGAGCAGGTCGGTGCCGCGGAACGCTGCCTCGAGATGACGGTGCAGTACGCCAAGTCCCGGGTGCAGTTCGGCCGCGTGATCGGCAGCTTCCAGGCACTCAAACACCGCATGGCGGATATGTATGTGCTGCTGGAGTCTGCCAGGTCCGCGTCCGTCGCGGCCACCGCGGCCGTGGCGACGAACAGCCCGTCGGCCGCCGAGGACGTGTGGGCCGCCCGCGGGCACTGCTCGGAGGCGTTCTCCGCCATCGCGGCCGAGACCATCCAGCTGCACGGCGGCATCGCGATCACGTGGGAGCACGACGCGCATCTGTTCTTCAAGCGCGCACATGGGGATGCCCAGTTGTTCGGCACGCCGCGGCGGCCGATTCAGTCGGCGTGA
- a CDS encoding acyl-CoA dehydrogenase family protein, with protein MRFALSSEQLDFGTSLRKLLDAGRTTNAVRAWAAGDPRPGRALIRQLAEAGVLGLAVAEEHGGVGAEPIDLVVAFQEIGRSAAPGPLVETAAAIPALLQALPDQSLAARWLPGFAGGAALGTVAFATPGQSSVALDADTAEVVLHVDGTQLSTGHRAGLVRSVDAPRRLFAVDADDMVAEGPQVRVAAAAGFDTGALACAAQLLGAGRSLLHAATEYAKQRKQFGKPIGEFQAVKQKLADVLIALDLAEPLLFRAALTMSEPTRARDVSAAVIACGDAAYRAARAALQVHGAIGYTAEYDLSLWLTKVTALRSAWGTTDLHRSRIARALRDDTVEDRALRGTA; from the coding sequence ATGAGATTCGCGCTGAGTTCCGAACAACTCGACTTCGGCACAAGTCTGCGCAAGCTGCTCGACGCGGGGCGCACGACGAATGCGGTGCGCGCCTGGGCCGCTGGTGACCCGCGCCCCGGCCGCGCACTGATCAGGCAGCTGGCCGAGGCTGGTGTCCTCGGCCTCGCCGTCGCCGAGGAACACGGCGGCGTCGGCGCCGAGCCGATCGATCTGGTCGTGGCGTTCCAGGAGATCGGGAGGTCCGCTGCGCCGGGCCCGCTCGTGGAGACTGCCGCAGCGATACCCGCTCTGCTGCAAGCACTTCCGGATCAGAGTCTGGCCGCACGGTGGCTACCCGGCTTCGCCGGGGGCGCGGCGCTGGGCACCGTGGCCTTCGCGACACCCGGCCAGAGCAGCGTCGCCCTGGACGCCGACACCGCCGAGGTCGTGCTGCACGTCGACGGCACCCAGCTGAGCACCGGCCATCGCGCCGGCCTGGTGCGGTCGGTCGATGCCCCGCGCAGGTTGTTCGCCGTCGACGCCGACGACATGGTCGCCGAAGGGCCGCAGGTGCGCGTCGCCGCCGCGGCCGGGTTCGACACCGGCGCGCTGGCCTGCGCGGCTCAGCTGCTCGGCGCGGGTCGGTCGCTGCTGCACGCTGCCACCGAATACGCCAAGCAGCGCAAACAGTTCGGCAAGCCGATCGGCGAGTTCCAGGCCGTGAAACAGAAGCTCGCGGACGTGCTGATCGCGCTGGACCTGGCCGAGCCACTGCTCTTCCGCGCCGCGCTGACCATGAGCGAACCGACCCGCGCCCGTGACGTATCGGCCGCCGTGATCGCCTGCGGCGACGCCGCCTACCGGGCGGCGCGCGCCGCACTGCAGGTGCACGGCGCGATCGGCTACACCGCCGAGTACGACCTGTCGCTGTGGCTGACCAAGGTGACGGCGCTTCGCTCCGCTTGGGGCACAACGGATCTGCATCGTTCCCGGATCGCTCGCGCGCTGCGCGACGACACCGTCGAAGACCGCGCACTGCGAGGCACCGCATGA
- a CDS encoding acyl-CoA dehydrogenase family protein has product MDLDLDQPAQEFQREVREFLAANKPTRPLPSMDTKAGFEAHRAWERTLADGRLSVVAWPEEFGGRNASLLEWVLFEQEYYTAGAPGRVSQNGIFLLAPTLFEHGTPEQLERIMPRMARGDDIWAQAWSEPEAGSDLAGIRSTARRTTGGWLLSGQKTWSSRAAYADWAFGLFRSDPEAERHKGLTYMMFPLTADGVQVRPIAQLDGEPGFAEIFLDDVFVPDRDVIGAPGEGWRVAMSTSSNERGLSLRSPGRFSATAQRLIDLWLDNGDRTNTTQRDAVVDAWIGSEAYRLHTFGTVTRLDEGGKLGAESSITKVFWSELDIAMHETALAVLGGAAERSGAWTDGYLFALSGPIYAGTNEIQRNIIAERLLGLPRGSSR; this is encoded by the coding sequence GTGGATCTGGATCTCGACCAGCCGGCCCAGGAATTTCAGCGGGAGGTCCGCGAATTCCTCGCCGCGAACAAACCCACCCGACCGCTGCCCTCGATGGACACCAAGGCCGGCTTCGAGGCGCATCGCGCGTGGGAGCGCACCCTCGCCGACGGGCGCCTCTCCGTGGTCGCCTGGCCGGAGGAGTTCGGCGGACGCAACGCCTCGCTATTGGAATGGGTGCTGTTCGAGCAGGAGTATTACACCGCGGGCGCACCGGGGCGGGTCAGCCAGAACGGCATCTTCCTGCTCGCGCCGACACTTTTCGAGCACGGCACGCCCGAGCAGCTGGAACGGATCATGCCGCGGATGGCGCGTGGCGACGACATCTGGGCGCAGGCATGGTCCGAGCCGGAGGCGGGCAGCGACCTGGCAGGCATCCGCTCCACCGCCCGCCGCACCACCGGTGGCTGGCTGCTCAGCGGCCAGAAGACCTGGAGTTCGCGCGCCGCTTACGCGGACTGGGCGTTCGGGCTGTTCCGCAGCGACCCGGAGGCCGAGCGACACAAGGGCCTCACCTACATGATGTTCCCGCTGACCGCCGACGGTGTGCAGGTGCGCCCGATCGCACAGTTGGACGGCGAGCCCGGCTTCGCTGAAATCTTCCTCGACGACGTGTTCGTGCCCGACCGCGACGTGATCGGCGCGCCTGGCGAGGGCTGGCGGGTCGCGATGAGCACCTCCAGCAACGAGCGCGGCCTCTCGCTGCGCAGCCCGGGTCGTTTCAGCGCCACCGCGCAGCGGCTGATCGATCTGTGGCTGGACAACGGCGACCGTACCAACACCACCCAGCGTGACGCCGTGGTGGACGCGTGGATCGGCAGCGAGGCCTACCGCCTGCACACCTTCGGCACCGTCACCCGGCTCGACGAGGGCGGAAAGCTGGGCGCCGAATCCTCGATCACCAAGGTGTTCTGGTCCGAACTCGACATCGCCATGCACGAGACCGCGCTGGCGGTGCTCGGCGGGGCGGCCGAGCGGTCCGGGGCGTGGACCGACGGATATCTGTTCGCGCTGTCCGGTCCGATCTATGCGGGCACCAACGAGATCCAGCGCAACATCATCGCCGAGCGGTTGCTCGGACTACCGAGAGGAAGCAGCCGATGA
- a CDS encoding enoyl-CoA hydratase, whose product MSEPAIPVGAEGREEHSAEGREEHSAEGRKEHEGEVVTYEKRGRVAIVTLNRPDYRNAQNSVMTYALDAAFERAVEDPEVGVIVLAGNGKHFSAGHDIGTPGRDHHVRYQNKAALWWDHVDRVGGDQRFARELEVYLGMCRRWREMPKPTIAMVQGACIAGGLMLAWVCDLIIASDDAFFSDPVVRMGIPGVEYFAHPWVMGPRAAKEFLFTGDRFGAAQAKEWGMVNRVVPRAELEAETMALAEKIATMPQFGLALTKKAVNQAEDLMGMRSGMDSVFGLHHFAHAHNAEVGADALGGMNAKSMKDTASTAEQNGTT is encoded by the coding sequence ATGTCGGAACCGGCAATCCCCGTCGGGGCGGAGGGGCGGGAAGAACACAGCGCGGAGGGGCGGGAAGAACACAGCGCGGAAGGGCGGAAAGAACACGAGGGCGAAGTCGTCACCTACGAGAAGCGGGGCCGCGTCGCGATTGTCACGCTGAACCGGCCGGACTACCGCAACGCGCAGAACTCGGTGATGACCTACGCGCTCGACGCCGCCTTCGAGCGCGCCGTGGAGGACCCCGAGGTAGGGGTGATCGTATTGGCAGGCAACGGGAAACACTTCAGCGCCGGGCACGACATCGGCACCCCCGGCCGCGACCACCACGTGCGGTACCAGAACAAGGCAGCACTGTGGTGGGACCACGTCGACCGGGTCGGCGGCGACCAGCGTTTCGCCCGCGAACTCGAGGTCTATCTCGGCATGTGCAGGCGGTGGCGGGAGATGCCGAAACCGACCATCGCGATGGTGCAGGGCGCCTGCATCGCCGGTGGGCTGATGCTGGCATGGGTGTGTGACCTGATCATCGCCTCCGACGACGCGTTCTTCTCCGACCCTGTTGTCCGCATGGGCATTCCGGGCGTCGAATATTTCGCGCACCCCTGGGTGATGGGCCCTCGCGCGGCCAAGGAGTTCCTGTTCACCGGCGACCGATTCGGCGCGGCGCAGGCCAAGGAATGGGGCATGGTCAACCGGGTGGTGCCGCGCGCGGAGCTCGAGGCCGAGACCATGGCGCTCGCCGAAAAGATCGCCACCATGCCGCAATTCGGCCTCGCGCTGACCAAGAAGGCGGTCAACCAAGCCGAAGACCTGATGGGTATGCGTTCGGGGATGGACTCGGTTTTCGGGCTGCACCACTTCGCGCACGCGCACAACGCGGAAGTCGGCGCCGACGCACTGGGCGGCATGAACGCCAAGTCGATGAAGGACACGGCGAGCACCGCGGAACAGAACGGAACAACGTAG
- a CDS encoding FadD3 family acyl-CoA ligase: MTTPAQTTPMALHQAARTFGAAPAIADGAVQLDWSQLLEAVQEVARALIARGVRVGDRVAMWAPNTHHWVIAALGAHYAGAALVPLNTRYVADEAADMLDRVQAKALFVAGNFLGRDRLAELRAAARDLAIDTVVVIPVQAGGENTDIAALDWSELATVAERVTVAEAEERAATVGPDDISDILFTSGTTGRSKGTLVAHRQALSVVRAWAECATLRGDDRYLVVSPFFHNFGYKAGILACLVTGATIIPQVTFDVPETMRSVAEEKVTVLPGPPTIYQTILDFPDRDKYDLSTLRVAVTGAATVPVVLVERMRSELEFDVVITAYGLSEAAGFGTMCRAEDDAETIANTCGRPIADFELRLSEAGEVLLRGPNVMLGYLNDPASTAETIDAEGWLHTGDIGTLDDRGYLKITDRLKDMYISGGFNVYPAEIEQALARLGGVAESAVVGVPDTRMGEVGKAYVVRKPGTRLTEEQVLAHATAVLANFKVPRFVEFRDQLPYSAAGKVLKRQLREEKS; this comes from the coding sequence GTGACAACCCCTGCACAAACGACACCGATGGCACTGCACCAGGCCGCCCGCACGTTCGGCGCCGCACCGGCCATCGCCGACGGTGCGGTCCAACTGGACTGGTCGCAGCTGCTCGAGGCGGTCCAGGAGGTGGCGCGGGCGCTGATCGCGCGCGGTGTGCGGGTCGGCGACCGGGTGGCCATGTGGGCCCCCAACACCCACCACTGGGTGATCGCCGCGCTCGGCGCGCACTACGCCGGCGCGGCACTGGTGCCGTTGAACACCCGCTATGTCGCCGACGAGGCCGCCGACATGCTCGACCGGGTGCAGGCGAAGGCCCTCTTCGTCGCGGGGAACTTCCTCGGCCGCGACCGGCTCGCCGAACTACGCGCTGCCGCACGAGATCTCGCCATCGACACGGTGGTGGTCATTCCGGTCCAGGCGGGCGGCGAGAACACCGACATCGCCGCTCTGGACTGGTCGGAGCTGGCGACCGTCGCCGAACGGGTCACGGTGGCCGAGGCGGAGGAACGCGCCGCGACGGTCGGCCCCGACGACATCTCCGACATCCTGTTCACCTCCGGCACCACCGGTCGCAGCAAGGGCACCCTGGTCGCGCATCGGCAGGCGCTGTCGGTGGTGCGGGCCTGGGCGGAATGCGCCACGCTGCGCGGTGACGACCGGTATCTGGTGGTGAGCCCGTTCTTCCACAACTTCGGCTACAAGGCGGGCATCCTCGCTTGCCTGGTCACCGGGGCAACGATCATCCCGCAGGTGACCTTCGACGTGCCGGAGACCATGCGCTCGGTCGCCGAAGAGAAGGTCACGGTGCTGCCGGGGCCGCCGACCATCTATCAGACGATCCTCGACTTCCCCGACCGCGACAAGTACGACCTGAGCACGCTGCGCGTTGCCGTCACCGGCGCGGCGACGGTGCCCGTCGTGCTGGTCGAGCGGATGCGTTCAGAACTCGAATTCGATGTCGTCATCACCGCGTACGGCCTGTCCGAGGCCGCGGGATTCGGCACCATGTGCCGCGCTGAAGACGACGCCGAGACCATCGCGAACACCTGTGGCAGGCCGATAGCGGACTTCGAATTGCGCCTCAGTGAGGCGGGCGAGGTCTTGCTGCGCGGACCCAACGTGATGCTCGGCTACCTGAACGACCCGGCGAGCACCGCGGAAACCATCGACGCCGAGGGCTGGCTGCACACCGGCGATATCGGCACCCTCGACGACCGCGGGTATCTGAAGATCACCGACCGGCTCAAGGACATGTACATCTCGGGCGGCTTCAATGTGTACCCGGCCGAGATCGAGCAGGCACTGGCCCGGCTGGGTGGGGTAGCCGAGTCCGCCGTCGTCGGGGTGCCCGACACCAGGATGGGCGAGGTGGGCAAGGCGTACGTGGTGCGCAAGCCCGGCACGCGGCTCACCGAGGAGCAGGTGCTCGCCCACGCCACCGCCGTACTGGCCAACTTCAAGGTGCCGCGGTTCGTCGAGTTCCGCGATCAGCTGCCCTACAGCGCCGCCGGGAAAGTACTCAAGCGTCAATTACGTGAGGAGAAGTCGTAA
- a CDS encoding acyl-CoA dehydrogenase family protein — protein MQTSESDTAAPDGRFSAAQDAQFATEVREWLAENLDGEFRELRGLGGPGREHEAFDERLAWDRHLAAAGWTCLGWPKEYGGRAATMRQQVIFHEEYAKADAPARVSHVGEELLGPTLLAFGTRAQKDRFLPGIRAVTELWCQGYSEPGAGSDLAAISTAAHLDGAEWSINGQKIWTSLAHVADWCFVVARTERGSTRHKGLSYLLVPMKQPGIDVRPIIQLTGTSEFNEVFFDNARTAADLVVGEPGDGWRIAMGTLTFERGISTLGQQIRFARELADIEALARRTGAADDPLIADRIDRAWVGLRVLRAHAMRTMEGAGVDDGGGQASVAKLLWANWHRGLGELAMAVLGARGLVAGEDDLDEWQRLYLFTRADTIYGGSNEVQRNIIAERVLGLPREARP, from the coding sequence ATCCAGACCTCAGAATCCGACACCGCCGCGCCGGACGGGCGGTTTTCCGCTGCGCAAGACGCACAATTCGCCACCGAGGTGCGCGAGTGGCTCGCGGAGAACCTCGACGGAGAATTCCGCGAGCTGCGCGGCCTCGGCGGTCCCGGCCGAGAGCACGAGGCCTTCGACGAGCGCCTCGCCTGGGATCGGCACCTGGCCGCGGCGGGGTGGACCTGCCTCGGCTGGCCGAAGGAGTACGGCGGCCGCGCGGCGACTATGCGCCAGCAGGTGATCTTCCACGAGGAGTACGCCAAGGCCGACGCGCCCGCGCGGGTCTCGCACGTCGGCGAGGAACTGCTCGGGCCCACCTTGCTCGCCTTCGGCACCCGAGCGCAGAAGGACCGGTTCCTGCCGGGCATCCGCGCGGTCACCGAGCTGTGGTGCCAGGGCTACTCGGAACCGGGAGCGGGTTCGGATCTGGCCGCGATCAGCACCGCGGCGCACCTGGACGGCGCCGAGTGGTCGATCAACGGGCAGAAGATCTGGACCTCGCTGGCGCACGTCGCGGACTGGTGCTTCGTCGTCGCCCGCACCGAACGTGGGTCCACCAGGCACAAGGGCCTGTCCTACCTGCTAGTCCCGATGAAACAGCCGGGCATCGACGTGCGCCCGATCATCCAGCTGACCGGCACTTCGGAGTTCAACGAGGTCTTCTTCGACAATGCGCGCACCGCGGCCGACCTGGTGGTCGGCGAGCCAGGCGACGGCTGGCGCATCGCGATGGGCACACTGACCTTCGAGCGGGGTATCTCCACGCTCGGCCAGCAGATTCGGTTCGCACGTGAGCTGGCCGATATCGAGGCGCTGGCCCGTCGCACCGGCGCGGCCGACGATCCGTTGATCGCCGACCGGATCGACCGGGCCTGGGTCGGGCTGCGGGTTCTGCGTGCGCACGCGATGCGCACCATGGAGGGCGCGGGCGTGGACGATGGGGGCGGCCAGGCGTCGGTGGCGAAACTGTTGTGGGCCAACTGGCATCGCGGCCTCGGCGAGCTGGCCATGGCTGTGCTCGGCGCGCGAGGGTTGGTGGCGGGCGAGGACGATCTCGACGAATGGCAGCGGCTGTATCTGTTCACCCGCGCCGACACCATCTACGGAGGTTCGAACGAAGTGCAGCGCAATATCATCGCCGAGCGCGTGCTCGGCCTGCCGCGCGAGGCGCGCCCGTGA
- a CDS encoding SDR family oxidoreductase, translating to MTGPLSVAPAPVPGHSLLTGRAAVITAAAGTGIGSATARRLLAEGADVVVSDWHERRLAETATELAAEFPNRRVASIACDVQSTEQVDALVRGAAEAIGRIDIMVNNAGLGGETPVVDMTDEQWDRVLDITLTGTFRCTRAALGYFRDAGHGGVIVNNASVLGWRAQHGQAHYAAAKAGVMALTRCSAVEAAELGVRINAVAPSIARHAFLDKVSSTELLDRLSEREAFGRAAEPWEVAATIAMLASDYTSYLTGEVVSVSSQRA from the coding sequence GTGACGGGGCCGCTGTCGGTTGCCCCCGCGCCCGTTCCGGGGCACAGCCTCCTGACCGGACGCGCCGCTGTGATCACCGCCGCCGCCGGCACCGGCATCGGCTCGGCCACCGCGCGCAGGCTGCTCGCCGAAGGCGCTGACGTGGTCGTCTCCGATTGGCACGAGCGGCGTCTCGCGGAGACCGCGACCGAGCTGGCCGCCGAGTTCCCGAACCGGCGGGTCGCCTCGATCGCGTGCGACGTGCAGAGCACCGAGCAGGTCGACGCGCTGGTGCGCGGCGCGGCCGAGGCCATCGGCCGGATCGACATCATGGTCAACAACGCCGGGCTCGGCGGCGAGACGCCGGTGGTCGACATGACCGACGAGCAGTGGGACCGCGTCCTGGACATCACTTTGACTGGCACCTTCCGCTGCACCCGCGCCGCGCTCGGCTACTTCCGCGACGCCGGCCACGGCGGCGTGATCGTGAACAATGCCAGCGTGCTCGGCTGGCGCGCGCAGCACGGCCAGGCGCACTACGCCGCGGCCAAGGCCGGCGTGATGGCGCTGACCAGGTGCAGCGCGGTCGAGGCCGCCGAACTCGGCGTCCGGATCAACGCGGTGGCGCCGAGTATCGCCAGGCACGCCTTTCTGGACAAGGTCAGCTCGACCGAATTGCTCGACCGGTTGTCCGAGCGCGAGGCATTCGGTCGCGCGGCCGAGCCGTGGGAGGTCGCCGCGACGATCGCGATGCTGGCCAGCGACTACACCTCCTACCTGACCGGCGAGGTGGTCTCGGTCAGCAGTCAACGCGCCTGA
- a CDS encoding TetR/AcrR family transcriptional regulator has product MSQVTAPDASKSARRNELLALAAELFAERGLRATTVRDIADAAGILSGSLYHHFDSKESMVDEILRGFLDDLFGRYREIVSSGSSSRDTLEALVLASYESFNRWHAAVAIYQAEAKRLRTAERFTYIADYNREFRELWHRVLTNGVEDGSFRPELDVELAYRFLRDTVWVAVRWYRPGGAITVDNLAKQYLTIVLDGLTVPERTM; this is encoded by the coding sequence ATGAGCCAGGTGACCGCACCAGACGCCTCGAAATCAGCACGGCGCAACGAACTGCTCGCACTGGCGGCCGAGCTGTTTGCCGAGCGAGGACTGCGCGCCACCACGGTGCGCGACATCGCCGATGCGGCCGGAATCCTGTCGGGCAGCCTCTACCATCACTTCGATTCGAAGGAATCGATGGTGGACGAGATCCTGCGCGGCTTCCTGGACGACCTGTTCGGCCGCTACCGCGAGATCGTCTCCTCCGGCTCGAGTTCGCGAGACACTCTGGAAGCCTTGGTGCTCGCGTCCTACGAGTCGTTCAACCGCTGGCACGCCGCGGTGGCGATCTACCAGGCCGAGGCCAAGCGTCTGCGCACCGCGGAGCGGTTCACCTACATCGCCGACTACAACCGCGAGTTCCGCGAACTCTGGCACCGGGTGTTGACCAACGGCGTCGAGGACGGCAGTTTCCGGCCGGAACTCGACGTCGAACTGGCCTACCGGTTCCTGCGCGACACAGTGTGGGTCGCGGTGCGGTGGTACCGGCCAGGTGGTGCCATCACCGTCGACAACCTCGCCAAGCAGTACCTGACCATCGTCCTCGACGGGCTCACCGTCCCCGAGCGCACCATGTAG
- a CDS encoding acetyl-CoA C-acetyltransferase, with protein sequence MSAPSVSRRPYTPLRDAYVIDAVRTPVGKRGGALAGVHPADLGAAALRGLLDRTPIGPGNVDDVVVGCVDNVGPQAGNIGRTMWLTAGYPEEVPGVTVDRQCGSSQQAINFGAQAIMSGTAEVIVAGGVQNMSAIPISAAMLAGKEYGFESPFVGAQGWDHRYGTGAVSQFRGAQLIAEKWGISRADMERWALRSHERARDAIKNGRFDNEIVPVGDFWIDQGPRETSLEKMATLPALAEGSPLTAAVASQISDGASATLLASEWAVREYGLTPRARIHHVSARGADPIFMLSAPIPATKWALEKTGLTIDDIDVVEINEAFAPVVLAWLQETGADPERVNVNGGAIALGHPLGATGAKLFATLLNELERINGRYGLLTICEGGGTANVTIIERLSH encoded by the coding sequence ATGTCAGCACCTTCCGTATCTCGTCGCCCTTACACCCCACTGCGGGACGCCTACGTGATCGATGCGGTACGCACCCCGGTCGGCAAGCGCGGCGGCGCACTGGCAGGCGTGCACCCGGCCGACCTCGGTGCGGCTGCGCTGCGCGGTCTGTTGGACCGCACACCGATCGGTCCGGGAAACGTGGACGACGTCGTCGTAGGTTGCGTCGACAACGTGGGGCCGCAGGCGGGCAACATCGGCCGCACGATGTGGCTGACCGCGGGCTACCCCGAAGAGGTTCCCGGCGTCACGGTCGACCGGCAGTGCGGATCCAGTCAGCAGGCCATCAATTTCGGCGCGCAGGCCATCATGAGCGGCACCGCCGAGGTGATCGTCGCGGGCGGCGTGCAGAACATGAGCGCCATCCCGATCTCCGCGGCCATGCTCGCGGGCAAGGAATACGGCTTCGAGTCGCCGTTCGTCGGCGCGCAGGGCTGGGACCACCGCTACGGCACCGGTGCGGTGTCGCAGTTCCGCGGCGCTCAGCTCATCGCCGAGAAATGGGGCATCAGCAGGGCGGATATGGAGCGCTGGGCGCTGCGCAGCCACGAGCGGGCGCGCGACGCCATCAAGAACGGCCGCTTCGACAACGAGATCGTGCCGGTAGGCGACTTCTGGATCGACCAGGGCCCACGCGAGACCAGCCTGGAGAAGATGGCCACACTGCCGGCACTTGCCGAGGGCAGTCCGCTGACCGCCGCTGTGGCGAGCCAGATTTCGGACGGCGCCAGCGCGACGCTGCTCGCCTCGGAGTGGGCGGTGCGGGAATACGGTTTGACGCCGCGGGCGCGCATCCATCACGTGAGCGCGCGGGGCGCCGACCCGATCTTCATGCTCTCCGCGCCGATTCCGGCGACCAAATGGGCGCTGGAGAAGACCGGACTCACCATCGACGACATCGACGTAGTGGAGATCAACGAGGCGTTCGCGCCGGTTGTGCTGGCCTGGTTGCAGGAGACCGGCGCCGACCCGGAGCGCGTGAACGTGAACGGCGGCGCGATCGCCCTCGGCCACCCCCTCGGTGCCACCGGCGCCAAGCTTTTCGCGACGCTGCTCAACGAACTGGAGCGGATCAACGGGCGCTACGGACTGCTGACCATCTGCGAGGGTGGCGGCACCGCCAACGTCACCATCATCGAGCGGCTGTCCCACTGA